AGGCCGGGTTCCGCTCAAGGAATTCGGCGGCCAGGAAGTCAAGCCGGGCGATGTGTTCGACCTCTTCATCGAACGCTACGAGGACAAGGATGGCTCGATCGTCCTCTCCCGTGAAAAGGCCCGCCGCGAGGAAGCATGGACCGCGCTCGAACGCGCGCATGAGGCACAGACCCGCGTCAACGGCATCATCCATGGCCGCGTCAAGGGCGGGTTCACCGTCGATCTCGGCGGCGCGACCGCGTTCCTGCCGGGCAGCCAGGTCGATATCCGGCCGGTGCGCGACGTTACCCCGCTGATGGGCATGTCCCAGCCGTTCCAGATCCTGAAAATGGATCGCGCGCGCGGCAACATCGTCGTCTCCCGCCGCGCGGTCCTCGAAGAGACCCGCGCCGAACAGCGTTCGGAGCTGATCCAGGGCCTCAAGGAAGGCCAGATCCTCGACGGCGTGGTCAAGAACATCACCGATTACGGTGCGTTCGTCGATCTCGGCGGCGTCGATGGCCTGCTCCACGTGACCGATATCGCATGGCGCCGGATCAACCACCCGGCCGAGGCGCTGACCATCGGTCAGCCGGTCCGCGTGCAGGTGATCCGCTTCAATTCGGACACCCAGCGCATCAGCCTCGGCATGAAGCAGCTTGAGACCGATCCGTGGGAAGGCGTTGACGTCAAATATCCGCCCGGCATCAAGGTCACCGGCCGCGTCACCAACATCACCGATTACGGTGCGTTCGTGGAGCTCGAACCGGGCGTCGAAGGCCTGGTCCACGTTTCCGAAATGTCCTGGACCAAAAAGAACGCCCACCCCGGCAAGATCGTGGCGACCAGCCAGGAAGTCGAGGTCATGGTGCTCGACGTCGATGCCAGCAAGCGGCGGATTTCGCTCGGCCTCAAACAGGTCTCGCGCAACCCGTGGGAACAGTTCATGGACGAACATCCCGTGGGCTCGCTGGTCGAAGGCGAGATCCGCAACATGACCGAGTTCGGCCTGTTCATCGGCCTCGCCCCGGAAATCGACGGCATG
This sequence is a window from Acidiphilium acidophilum. Protein-coding genes within it:
- the rpsA gene encoding 30S ribosomal protein S1, with amino-acid sequence MGSIATVARQHGADQYTGTDDFAALLDSTLGSNTGFEGSVVSGRVSRIDDEFVVVDVGLKSEGRVPLKEFGGQEVKPGDVFDLFIERYEDKDGSIVLSREKARREEAWTALERAHEAQTRVNGIIHGRVKGGFTVDLGGATAFLPGSQVDIRPVRDVTPLMGMSQPFQILKMDRARGNIVVSRRAVLEETRAEQRSELIQGLKEGQILDGVVKNITDYGAFVDLGGVDGLLHVTDIAWRRINHPAEALTIGQPVRVQVIRFNSDTQRISLGMKQLETDPWEGVDVKYPPGIKVTGRVTNITDYGAFVELEPGVEGLVHVSEMSWTKKNAHPGKIVATSQEVEVMVLDVDASKRRISLGLKQVSRNPWEQFMDEHPVGSLVEGEIRNMTEFGLFIGLAPEIDGMVHMSDLSWDEPGELAMAKFNKGDIVKAKVLDVDVEKERISLGVKQLEEDPAAGVLDRVHKGMIVTCVITAVQTNGLEVKVDDVLTGFIRRAELARDKGDQRPDKFAVGEKIDAKITAVDRASRKLQLTVKGKEIDEDKQAMADFGSSDSGASLGDILGAAIRRRNQQAQGEN